Proteins from one Chroococcidiopsis sp. CCMEE 29 genomic window:
- a CDS encoding iron-siderophore ABC transporter substrate-binding protein has protein sequence MEPGSHSPAPACRVVKHAMGETCVPENPQRVVVLDNLDSVLALGIKPVGAAQGLEGDFHSNLKEQTAGIVKVGMGGQLSLERILRLKPDLILGLTWNGEEIYDQLSQIAPTVIAEANLHLNWQEWLKTYGEALGKSQVAQKLLSDYNERIEAFRRQMGERLSQTQISVVNFWAGYVRIYMKESFSGQVLDDIGLPRPPAQDKEKVSENLSLELIPQMEGDVIFLLLGGHQESKLAQFTTHPLWSQLKAVKQGRVYEVDSTAWISNWSPVAANLILDDLFKYLIKK, from the coding sequence ATGGAACCTGGCTCCCATTCCCCTGCACCCGCTTGCCGAGTCGTTAAACACGCAATGGGGGAAACCTGTGTTCCGGAAAATCCCCAACGAGTAGTGGTGCTGGACAACTTGGATAGTGTCTTAGCTTTGGGGATTAAGCCTGTTGGTGCTGCTCAAGGGCTTGAAGGCGATTTTCACTCCAATCTTAAGGAGCAGACTGCAGGAATCGTGAAAGTTGGTATGGGTGGGCAACTAAGCTTAGAGCGTATCTTACGCTTGAAGCCAGATCTGATTCTGGGTTTAACTTGGAATGGAGAGGAAATATACGACCAGTTATCACAAATTGCTCCTACAGTCATAGCAGAGGCTAATCTGCACCTCAATTGGCAAGAGTGGCTGAAAACATATGGCGAGGCGCTGGGGAAAAGCCAAGTAGCTCAGAAGCTCCTAAGTGACTATAACGAACGGATTGAAGCATTCCGGCGGCAGATGGGAGAACGCCTCTCGCAAACCCAGATATCTGTAGTTAATTTCTGGGCTGGCTACGTTCGGATCTACATGAAGGAATCTTTTAGTGGGCAAGTATTAGATGATATTGGTTTGCCTCGTCCGCCAGCACAGGATAAGGAGAAAGTCTCAGAAAATTTGTCATTAGAACTGATTCCCCAAATGGAAGGTGATGTTATTTTCTTGTTACTTGGCGGTCACCAGGAGTCCAAGCTCGCCCAGTTCACAACTCACCCCCTTTGGTCGCAATTGAAAGCTGTCAAACAAGGCAGAGTTTATGAAGTAGATAGCACTGCTTGGATTTCTAATTGGAGTCCGGTTGCAGCTAACCTTATACTCGATGACCTGTTTAAGTACTTGATTAAAAAATGA